The DNA region AGATGAATATCGTAGACCGGCTCTTTTACAGTCCCTGAAATAATCAGGTTGATAAGCTTAATGATCAGCGCTTCATTGGCGAGGTCTAGGAGATCGCGCTCAGACTCTGCATGATCCAGAGAATGAACCTTTCCTTCCTCCTCTCCGCCAAGCACGATATTATCAATCAGCTCACCGGCATTTTCGCTTTGTTGCTCGAAATAGGTATCAATGATGAATTGAATGTCTTCGCGATTGCATAAAACGGGTTTGACGGGCCCATCCAGCAGCAAGCGCAAATCGTCTAGGGGCAAGAGATTGAGCGGATCGTTCAAAGCGACAAGATAGGTATCCCCATTTTTTTTATAGGGTACCATCTGATATTCACGGATAAAACTGATCGGTACTTTGGTGGTTAAAGAGGATTCCACATGCTCACGAAGTTTGGGATCGTATTCTAAGCCGAACTGGATGCCCAAGGCACGTAAGAGATGTTCTTCTTCCATATAGCCCAAATCGAGCAATAATTCGCCCAGTCGTTTAGGGCGCAACTTTCGCAGTTCAAGGGCTTCGGTCACCTGTTCTTCATGGATCCACCCCTGCTCCACCAAAATGGCGCCAAGTTTTTGTTCTTTACCAAGACCCATGTTTACCTTTCAATATCCCCCCGTTTGTATTTTTGCCCGCTGCGCCGGCCGCTTAAGGCTTCGGAGCGATCTAAAGTAGGCCGGTGATTTTGGCGCATGTTATATTTTTGAAATACACGATCGAAGAAACCGCCTTTAAACAAGTCTTCAACGTTCGCATCGTAATATTCATTGATCTTGTAATTGGTAAGACGGTCGATGTCCATACCTTCTTTAACAATATGCGGCGTGATCAACATAACCATATTCTGTTTTTCTCGGCCTGTCTGGCGCGAACTGAAAAACCAATTCAATATGGGCAGATCACCTAAAATTGGTGTTTGAGGCGCCCGTTTACGCACGGCGCTGTCGCGGATCAAACCGGCGATCACAGCCGTCGATCCATCTTTGACTAGGGTTTTGTTGGTAACCTTCGATTTATTCGTCGTGGGACCTGTAATATCCACGTTCGTGATGGACGTCGCGTTGGTATCTGAAATTTCAACTTCAGAACTCAACATAACGTTATCCCCTTCTGATATCTGGGGCGTGACTTTGAGTTTAATACCCACATCTTGACGTTCAACGCGGGTGTAACCGCCGTAGGTGCCGGTATCCATCGAGCTATCAGCACGGCGTGATGAGCTGGTGCTGGTAATAAAGGGAACTTCCTGACCAACGATGATATTGGCTTCTTCGTTGTCGAGGGTGACCAACGAAGGTTGAGACAAGACCTCGGTATCAGAGAGTTTTTCTACGGCTTGAAATAGAACGGGCGCAAAAGGCACTTTAATTTTTCTGCCTTTATAGGTAAAGCTGAGATCGTCGTAAACGCCGAGGGTCAGACCGCTGCGGCCTTCCTTGCCTAAGCCCAGCGCCGCATTTCGGATGGAGGCTTTTGGTCCGCCCACAATTTCCTCCGCCACTTTCGCAGCATCCAACAGGGTGGCGAGATTATCGGTACTGCTCATGGCGAAACCGTCATGACCGCCCATGGCTGCTGTATCTACGGTAAGCCCGAAGTCATCGGTCATTTTTACTTCCATGACCACTGCTTCCACGCAGACCTGTCGTTGAGGCACATCAAGGCGGGCAATAAAAGACTCAAGCAGTTTGTAGTCCTGAGGGGACGCAACAATCAGAAGCGAATTTGCTTTATCATAGCGGGTGATCTGCACTTTTTGCTCGAAAGGCTGCACTTCAGGAGCCGTAGCGCCGCCGCCGCCCCCCGCTTGACCGCCTGCCGCGCCTTGTTTTCGCGGCGCTGTACCGATTAGGGGTTGGATAGCCGCCTCAACGGCTTCCGCGTCAGCATTCAACAGTTGGTAGATGTGCATGTTATTGGCTTCATAGGGCGTCGGTGTATCGAGCCGTTTCACCAAATCACGAACTTGTGCCATCATGTTTTGTGTTGCCACAACGATCAGGGCATTCAGCCGTTCGTCGGGAACCATGCGCAATACTTCTTCACGGAAGCCAATCACTTGTGAGGAGGATTGGGGCATCACTGGCGGCCGGGAGCCCCGCACGGGCCGCACCGGAGCTTGCGGTACTTGGGGCTGTTGCGGCGGCCGTGCGCCTGTAGGCGCTCCGGTAGCATCACCCAGTAAAACTTGCTGTATTTGCGTGGACAGTACTTCTGCACGGGTATACTCTAATGTAAATATTTCCATGGAGCTGTCAAAGCCCGGAACATCGGCTTGGGCAAGAAAAGTAAACATTCGTTTCAAGCCGTCGGTACTATCCGTTAAGATCAGGGTATTGGTTGGTGCGTAGACATCGATTTGCCCGTTTTTAGAGCCCAGAATTTGCAAAGCACGTTGAATTTCTGCGGCATCGCCATTTTCTATGGTCACAATGTGGGTGGATAGCCCATCAAATCCATGGCGCAAATCGTCGGGTCCCATAATAAGCGGCGTTTTATCTGATCCTACCGCATCGGGGGTGGGTAAAATTTTGATGAGATGACCATCCAGACTTTCCACCATGGAAAAGCCTCTGGAACTCAAAATGGATTCCAAAACTTCATAGGCCATTTCCGGAGGAATTTTGTCGTGCGTAATAATGGTGACATTCACTGCGGACAGGCTGGGATCTAAATCGAAATTACGCCCCGTAGGGCGTGAGATGGATTCCACGACCGTATAGAGGGGGGCATCCTGAAAGTCAAAATTGATTGGATCGTCAGGTTTTTCTCCCGTCTTCTCTTCTGAGGCCATGGGATGACCTTCTCCGCTTTCTCCGTCTTGACGCATACTAGGCATGGGCGCTGCCGGAGGACGCATAGAAGCACGATCACGGACTGACGGCGCGGGCGGCCGTGTTGGGCGTACGCCGGGCGTAATGGGCCGACTGGAACGGGGTGTCAGCGTTCCGCCTCGCTGTTGATTGGGCGGCGCTTCATCAGGATAGGCTGAATCGTCGGGATTATCTTCATATTCGTTGGGATAATGCATCTGTCCGCCACGCCGGGGCGGGGCTGTGTAAGGAATGTCGAGATCATCGGAAGGGACAACAGGCATTTCAGTGTAGTCTCCCCCATCTTCCATACCACCATCTTGATCGTCATCCATTTGCGCAACAGCCGCAAAGAAGGTGCATGAAAGCAGGGCAACTATCAGGAAAAAAAATTGAATTCTAAACACAGTCATTCCTTCCACACCGTTATTAAATTACGGATAACTAGGGCGAAAAAACGCTGTTACCCAAAAATAAAACCTATCGTATTCTAGTTGTATCAAAGAGTCAGACCGACAGCCTGTCTGTCTCCCATCCTGAACCTGAAAGTCTACATCATAGCATGTCTTATTGTAAGCTATTCCACCGCAGAATCTAAACTGTACGCCCAAGAAAAGAGCATTCTTTCTGAAGCTTCTAATTAACGTCAAAGACGAGAATATTCGGTTGACCGTTTCTTAAGATGCCCACGCGGAATGAGGTCGCATTTTGATAGCGTTGAAAAATTTCAAATAATTGTTCGCGACTTTCAATTTTTTCGTTGTTAATACTTTGCAGCATATCGCCATCTTGGAAGCCAAGCTTTACCGCCAAGGGATGCTGGCTGATGCCGTCTGCGGTAAGACCCATCACATTACCTTGGGCGTCTTTTTCCACCCGTGGCGTTATCGTTGCCAAGGTGGAGTAGTTCGCGATGGCTTCGCTTACAATTTCCTGTCGATCAACTTTGGTGTGTTGAACAGTTCCTTGGTTTCGTTCCGGAGCGGCTTCTGCTCTTGAGCGAACCGGCCGCAACGGCGCGCCGGGCAGGGCAGGCGCGGGCGCTTTGTTTTCGGAATCTTTCTCCTCCATACGGAGCCATTCACGTTGAGCCGGCTCTTTTCGTTTGTTGAGAAGAATGATTTCACGGGGATAAATAGTGTCTACAAAGACATTTTCGACCACTTCTTTATTAAGGGGATAAGAGCGGACGCCGTCCCGATTCTCTAGGTTTTCAATAAATGCGGAAGCAAAAGGATCTTTGGGCGACAAGGCGATAGTGCCGCGCAATTTTAAATCCAAGGTGCTTTCCGTAATATCCTCATCGATTGGCTCTTCTTCCTCCACAACGGGCGCGGCATCCGCATCCCATTGACCGGCAGAGCCAAACAAGCCGCTTTTTGCCAATCCCTCGTAAACCGACTTGTCCTGTACCGTTTTCAGCAAGGACACTTCATCGGTTCCACTGCTATCCTCTAGGGCTAGGAGTTCCACTGCTTCCAAAGGGGTCATAAATAAATGGGCGACCAAAATCCCAACCTCAAGCCCCATGACGACCAGCGCCATATCCAGCATGCGGAATATTTGACGTATAACAAGACTTCGAATCATAAAGCACTCAGTTCTTTACTAAATACAACGGCTGCCACTGAACAGCATTAGCGATGCGCCCCATTGCATGCTCTCCAAAAGAAAACGAAAGGCAGATAGTAATGGTTGACGCAACACGACCTTGAGGAAACGTAAAATTCGATACTTTTTTTGTATTGATGCCGCTCTATGCACGTTTTTTTATGGTTTACATCTCTCATGGGGTATAGCAATGTTTGGTACAAAAAACATCGTACACAACACCTACACGAAAGAGAACATGGGTACCGCCATACAAATCAGGGGCGTGATGGGCACACACGATACCTGATGCGTTCGGAATAGAGCGCATTACAGAATATTCTTATCGTGTCGAAACACAAACACAAGGATTTTGTACAGTATTTATCGGTACAGCAAGTGTAGAATATTCAGGGCTAAGAATGCAATTTTATATAGCAGAAACCGGTAATCTCCTGCCTATGACCGGTGTCTTTTTTTTCTTAAAATCTTTTTTAAAGACCGATCAGAACAGGGCAACACACTATTTCAAGGGAGAGGATAGATGTATTTTCGAGATTTTTATGATAGGCTAGAGCAAGGTCAAATTGACTTATCCCACGTATGAAACGTATCATTTAGCATTCAACCATAAAATCCTCACCAATGGAATAAAATTAATGACCCATATTCTTGCTCTAGCAAATCAAAAAGGCGGTGTTGGGAAAACAACGACGGCCGTTAATCTGGCAGCTTGTCTTGCCGATGCAGGGAAAAAGGTTTTGTTATTGGATTTGGATCCGCAAGGCAATGCCAGTCAAGGCGTTGGAGTCGATAAAAATTACGTCCAAAAAACGATTTACGATGTCCTTGTGAATCAGACAACCCTTGAGGAAGTCATCATCCCGACAAGCTTTGAAAATCTTTTTTTAGCGCCTTCGCAACGGGATCTTGCCGGCGCGGAGATTGAACTGGTAAATCGAGGTGATCGTGAATTTCGACTGCGAAATGCCCTGACCGCCGTACAGACT from Candidatus Hydrogenedentota bacterium includes:
- a CDS encoding type II secretion system protein GspE, giving the protein MGLGKEQKLGAILVEQGWIHEEQVTEALELRKLRPKRLGELLLDLGYMEEEHLLRALGIQFGLEYDPKLREHVESSLTTKVPISFIREYQMVPYKKNGDTYLVALNDPLNLLPLDDLRLLLDGPVKPVLCNREDIQFIIDTYFEQQSENAGELIDNIVLGGEEEGKVHSLDHAESERDLLDLANEALIIKLINLIISGTVKEPVYDIHL
- the gspD gene encoding type II secretion system secretin GspD; protein product: MFRIQFFFLIVALLSCTFFAAVAQMDDDQDGGMEDGGDYTEMPVVPSDDLDIPYTAPPRRGGQMHYPNEYEDNPDDSAYPDEAPPNQQRGGTLTPRSSRPITPGVRPTRPPAPSVRDRASMRPPAAPMPSMRQDGESGEGHPMASEEKTGEKPDDPINFDFQDAPLYTVVESISRPTGRNFDLDPSLSAVNVTIITHDKIPPEMAYEVLESILSSRGFSMVESLDGHLIKILPTPDAVGSDKTPLIMGPDDLRHGFDGLSTHIVTIENGDAAEIQRALQILGSKNGQIDVYAPTNTLILTDSTDGLKRMFTFLAQADVPGFDSSMEIFTLEYTRAEVLSTQIQQVLLGDATGAPTGARPPQQPQVPQAPVRPVRGSRPPVMPQSSSQVIGFREEVLRMVPDERLNALIVVATQNMMAQVRDLVKRLDTPTPYEANNMHIYQLLNADAEAVEAAIQPLIGTAPRKQGAAGGQAGGGGGATAPEVQPFEQKVQITRYDKANSLLIVASPQDYKLLESFIARLDVPQRQVCVEAVVMEVKMTDDFGLTVDTAAMGGHDGFAMSSTDNLATLLDAAKVAEEIVGGPKASIRNAALGLGKEGRSGLTLGVYDDLSFTYKGRKIKVPFAPVLFQAVEKLSDTEVLSQPSLVTLDNEEANIIVGQEVPFITSTSSSRRADSSMDTGTYGGYTRVERQDVGIKLKVTPQISEGDNVMLSSEVEISDTNATSITNVDITGPTTNKSKVTNKTLVKDGSTAVIAGLIRDSAVRKRAPQTPILGDLPILNWFFSSRQTGREKQNMVMLITPHIVKEGMDIDRLTNYKINEYYDANVEDLFKGGFFDRVFQKYNMRQNHRPTLDRSEALSGRRSGQKYKRGDIER